A window of Pseudomonas guangdongensis contains these coding sequences:
- a CDS encoding C39 family peptidase, with amino-acid sequence MRIAILVLGCLCSGLLHAGPMPMAVLPGGGLVFKQIESMRERRFSNLVEQRTDFSCGAAAVATILRQAYRFDVDEEQVITGMLAGADHDLVRTQGFSMLDMKRYIQALGMRARGYRIPPAALGELKVPVIVLQEVRGYKHFVVLQRVQNGWAYVGDPVLGHKRYALNEFAEGWNGIVFAIIGPEYDRYNALLSPPEPLTARDRLNGFRPVKDAELMEYGFIQSDFF; translated from the coding sequence ATGCGCATTGCGATTCTTGTCCTGGGATGCTTATGCAGCGGCCTGCTGCACGCGGGACCGATGCCGATGGCGGTGCTGCCGGGCGGCGGTCTGGTGTTCAAGCAGATCGAAAGCATGCGCGAGCGGCGTTTCAGCAATCTCGTCGAGCAGCGTACCGACTTCAGCTGCGGCGCCGCCGCCGTGGCGACCATCCTGCGCCAGGCCTATCGCTTCGATGTCGACGAGGAACAGGTGATCACCGGCATGCTGGCGGGCGCCGATCACGACCTGGTGCGTACCCAGGGGTTTTCCATGCTCGACATGAAGCGCTACATCCAGGCGCTGGGCATGCGGGCACGTGGCTATCGCATTCCGCCAGCGGCACTGGGCGAGTTGAAAGTGCCTGTGATCGTCTTGCAGGAAGTGCGCGGCTACAAGCATTTCGTCGTGCTGCAGCGGGTGCAGAACGGCTGGGCCTATGTCGGCGATCCGGTGCTCGGGCACAAGCGCTATGCCCTCAACGAGTTCGCCGAGGGCTGGAACGGGATCGTCTTCGCGATCATCGGCCCCGAATACGACCGCTACAACGCTCTGTTGTCGCCCCCCGAGCCGTTGACCGCCCGAGATCGCCTGAACGGTTTCCGGCCGGTCAAGGATGCCGAACTCATGGAGTACGGCTTTATCCAGAGCGACTTCTTCTGA